The sequence TAAAGCAGGTGCAAGTTTCCATGTCGCCATCAAAAGAGGGAAGTTCCAAGGAATAATTTGTCCTACAACACCTAACGGCTCATCTACATTAATAGAAACTGTATTTTGGTCTAGTTCTGCTACGCTTCCTTCTTCTGCACGGATTACACCAGCAAAATAACGGAAATGGTCAATAGCAAGAGGCAAATCGGCAGCTTTTGTTTCCCTTACAGCTTTTCCATTATCTACTGTTTCTACTTTGGCTAAAAACTCTAAGTTTTCTTCCATAATGTCAGCAATCTTTAAAAGAATATTACTTCTTTCAGTAGCTGATGTTTTAGACCATGTTTTAAAGGCTTCATGAGCTGCATCAAGAGCAAGTTCTACATCTTCTTTAGTAGAACGAGCAATCTTTGTTATTGAACTTCCCGTAACAGGCGAAGTATTATCAAAATACTCTCCTTTGATAGGTGAAGTCCATTCTCCATTTATAAAATTATCATAGCGTTCCTTAAATTTAGGAAAAGCAAGTTTATCTGATGTTTTTGTAGCCTCCATATTAATATTATGTTTGTATGTGATATATTAAACTAAAATGAATGACTGTAAAAGAAGCTGATAGCTTCATTTAGAGTAATTCCTCATTGAATTATTACAAACTTAACCTATTAATTATCTACTTACTTTCAGTATTCTATCAAAACTTTATAGTATTCTATCAATATTTTTATAGAATAAAATTTGGTAAAATTTTGTATATTGTTTCTAGCCAATAAACACTATCTACACACATATAAATAATATTCATCAATTATGGATTCTCTTATCAAAACGCCTTCTTTTGCTCCAAAAAAACAGAAACTAACAGATTATAGTCGTCTTGAAACTCTTGTAGAAAATCGCTCAAGATTTAATTTACCCCACTTTGAACTCAATTTATTTGAAACACATCAAAAAAGTGAAAAAGTACATCTAACTTTTGATACGCTTACCATAACTTCAATGATTCGTGGAAAAAAAGTTATGAAGCCTTTTGAAAAGATACATTTTGAGACAATAGAAAATCAAAAACAAGCATTTGATTACTTACCAGGAGAAAGCGTTATTGTTCCTGCCAATGAAAAAATGATTATTGATTTTCCAGAAGCTGATGAGAAAAACCCTACTCAATGTTTAGCTATTGCCATTGATAATGAAAAAGTAAAAGGCATATTAGATACACTCAACCAACAGTTTCCAAAGCTAATAACTCCCCAAAATAAAAATGGGAGTTGGACAATAGAAAATCCTAATTATCACCTAAAAAATAATATAGAACTAAAAAATGTAATTGATAGAATTACACATATCTCATTAGGAAAAGACAGTGCAAAAAATATGCTTGCCGACCTTGCTCTACAAGAACTTCTTATCAGAATTATGCAAACACAGGCTTGTAATTTAGTTTTTAATGAATACAAAAAATATAGTTCTCAGAATCGTTTTGCCTTTGTGATAGAATATGTAGAGAATCATTTGGAGGAACAAATAACTGTAGAAAAACTAAGCAAACTCGCATGTATGAGCGAATCTAATTTTTATAAAGCCTTCAAAAGAGAATTTGGTATTACTCCAGTAGACTATATTTTAAAACAGCGCATCAACCGAGCAAAAAAACTGCTCTCTGATGTAAAACTGAGTATTACAGATGTGTGTTATAAAGTTGGGTTTAATAGTCTAAGTTATTTTAGTTCACTTTTTAAAAAGTATGCTAATCAGTCGCCTAGTGAATTTAGAAAATCTATTTTTGGAAAATAATTATTTCTCAAAATCCTCTAAACTTGCTAACATTGTTGGAATAAGCTCACTCACTGTGGGATGGATATGTACAGCATCACGAATTGTTTTGTATGACTTTTCTGCATACATAATATCAATAATTCCGTGAATGGTTTCATCTGCTGAAACTCCAAAAAAAGTTGCGCCTAGTATTTTTTCTGTTTTTTTGTCTATCAAAACCTTCATCATCCCATCGGTTTCTCCCATTTCAGTAGCACGAGCCACTTTTTTCATAGGACGAAAACCTTTCAATATCTTTAAAGATGTATCTTCTTTCATTTTTTCTTTGGCTTGCTCTTCATTGATTCCAATACGTGAAAGAGGTGGGTCTATAAACATCGCATAACAAGGAATTCTGTCAGATAATTTTCGTTTTTTCTCTCCGAAAAGTAAGTCTCTCACAATCTCAAAATCATTGAAGGCAGTATGTGTAAATGCTCCCTTGCCATTGCAATCGCCCAAAGCAAAAATATGTTCTTTGTTGGTTTGAAAATGTTGGTTTACCTTGATGTAGCCATTTTCATCTGTTTTTATACCTATATTTTCTAAGTTTAGGTTTTCTGTATTTGGCTTTCTTCCTACCGAAATCAAAATATCAGTGCCTTGTACTTCTTGTTTCTCTCCATTTTTTTCAAACGTAACCTTAGTTTTCCCTTTTTCTTGCTCTACCTGTATATTTTTTAAATTTATATGAAATGTTATACCTTCCTTTTCTAAAGTTTCCTTTATGGCTTGTGCTACATCTTGGTCTTCCTTTTTTAGAAAACGTTCACTCTGCTCCAAAATAGTTACTTTACTACCAAAACGAGCGAACATCTGTCCAAACTCTAATCCAATATAACCAGCACCAAGTATAATCAAATATTTTGGTATTTCTTCTAGTTCCAAAATGCTTGTATTGGTTAGGAAATCTAAGCCTTCGTATTCTTTTGGAATAATAATTTTTGCTCCTACGTTTATAAAAATTTGCTTTCCTTCTATTTGCTGAGTTTTACCATCTTTATCTATAATTTTAATTGTATTTTCAGACACAAAACTTCCCTCTCCTTCATAAAAATCAAGACTTTTTAGCCCATCAAACATTTTTTGAATGTTGCTTTGAGAGTCCTTGACCATCTTATCTTTTCTATGCTTGATTTTTTTCAAATCTATTTTTACATCTCCTGTTTGTACTCCAAAATCTTGACTACTTTTGGCTATATATGCTCTTCTTGCTGCTGCAACATACGACTTTGTAGGAGTACAACCATCGTTTACGCACGTTCCACCAAGTTTGTCTTTCTCTATAATGGCTACTGTTTTACCTTCTTTATCAAACTTTGCAGCTAGAGGAACACCTGCTTGTCCTGTACCGATAATAATTGCGTCGTATTTTTTCATCTTAAAAAGTAATAGCTTAAAAAATGGAATTGGTTTTGTTTTTCTTTTACACTAACTTTTCAGAATAGGTATTGTTAGGGGATAATTCAAATGATTTTACAAATCACTCAAAACCAAATCATTAAAAAATGTTTTCTATCAAGAAATTTGATTTTAAAGAAGATAAAAAAAACTGGAATACATTTATTGAGACAAACTCAGAAGGACACTTTTTCTTTGAAACAGATTATTTATTCTATCATAAAGAACGATTTGATGATTTTTCTCTGATGTTTTTTGATAGAAAAAATGAATTAGTTTGTGTTTTGCCTGCTTGTGTGGAAGTTATGGGGTCGTCGGTGGAGACAACAACAATGGCAAAGTTGTCAAAATTACTATACTCTCATAAAGGCTTAACCTTTGGAGGGTTTATTTTTAAAGATGATTTGAGTTTTATAGTAAGACAAAAATGCGTATTTGCTGCTCTAAAATTTTTGAAAGAAAATAATTTTGAGAAATTGATTTTAAAGCCTTTACCTTCTTATTTCAATAATAATGAAACGATACATAGAATTTTAAACGACAAAAAGATAAATAGCCAAACTGTAAGAGTAGAAGCCAATTCTGTGATTGAACTTTCAACAAATACTATTTCAAAATACTCTAAAAGAAAACAACGTAACCTTCAAAAAGCTAAAAAAGCTAGTTTACAAGTAGAAAAGATAAATTATTCAACCGATTTTTGGCATATCATTGAACATAATTTAAAAACTCGCTATCACATTTCACCTGTTCATTCGGCTACTGAAATTCAATTTTTAAAAGATATATTTCCTCAAAACATTCATTTTTTTGTAGTAAAAAATAGTACTCAAATTATGGCTTGTAGTGTGGCTTTTATTTATCAGACAACTATTCATTTACAATATATGGCTGCCACAAACGAGGGAAAAAAAGTTAATGCCTTAGATTTTTTGATAGATGAAATCATAAAAAATTATCCAAATTATTTTAATAAAAATAGTTTTGACTATCTAAGTTTGGGAGTAAGTGAAAACCGAGATGAAAAAGAAACAATCAATGAAGGACTTTTTAAATGGAAAGAAGAATTTGGAGCAAAAGTATGTTCTCACTTTGTATATCAAATAAATTTAGCTTATTCTTTAAAATAAAGAATAATGTATCAATAGATTGTAGCCTCCAAAAAATAGAAGTTGAGCAAGCAGCAGAAAATAAGCGAATTTGTTTAGCTTCTCAAAACTAGAAAACTGAAAAAGAACGCACAAAGGCAAAGCTACCAAAAACCAACCAATATAGTTTTGAAGAGGAATTGTGTTTCCATCCCAGCTCCAAAAATCGTGTTTTATGGCTACTGGTTCTATCAAATAATCTATCATTACCATCAAAAATGCACTCAATATAGCCTTAAAAAATAGAGTCATTTTTTCATTGATAGCAAAAAAATTGAAGTAGGTAGCCACAAAATAATTGACAATAAAAGTAATCATAATCCAATTTATGCCTATCAAAACAGGAACTTCTAACACTTTAAAACCCAATGTTTTGCCATAGTTGTAAGTACCAAAAACAGCTTCTGTTTTTACGCCAATTACTTCCATAAAAAAACCTACGGAGAAAGTGGTTATCACAAAAATCCAAAAAGAAGTAGAATATTTGCGCTGCGCCAGTAAAAGAAGTACAATACTTGTGATAAGATTGAAGGGCGTTGCCATCTCAAAAAGCACACGAGTAGGCTCAAACCAAAGTCCTAACAGTCCTGCCAAGTGCATCACTATAATCAAAGCTCCGAAAAACTGAATATTATTTTGGACAAAAAAGCGAGTTGTATTTATCGTATTATGAAATAAAATATGCTTATTAGATTGCATCTTTAGGTTAAGTAGAAAGTAATTTGGATAGACATAAAAGAAAGCCTAACTATGTTTTGATTAACTTTGTTAGACACAACTAAAGCAAATAAGCCAGTATCAGAAAGAAAACCAGCACAAATATAATTTATGGGACAGTTTATAACACTACAAGACCTTTTTCTTACTCCTATTTACCTTCTTATTATCTATGGTATTCTTTATTTTTTACGCACAAGTATCACAGATAAAGAAATGAAAAAATTCTTTATTTTAGGATATAGTGTCAAAGTAGTGGGTGCTATTTTTTTTGGTTTGGTCTTTCAGTTTATATATGGATATGGAGACACTTTTTTTTATTTCGCTGGCTCAGGTATAGCTAGAGATGCCTTTTTAAATGATATGGGTAGTTATTGGGAGCTACTTTTCCAAGAAATGAATAATTACAGTTCTTCACAGACTTATAATTATGCTCAGCGTATGCCATATTATGGCGACAAGCCTTCCTTTGCAATATGTCTGATTGGCTCTGTTTTTTCCATCCTGTCTTTTCATACTTATATTGTAACCTGTTTGTTCTTTGCTCTTATTAGCTTTGCTGGTAGCTGGCAAATGTATCGTGCATGGGCAGACCTTTATCCTGTCTTGAAAAAGCAATTAGGTTGGGCTATTTTCTTTGTCCCTTCTATATTTTTTTGGGCATCTGGAATAGTAAAAGACTCTATTACATTTGCAGCATTAGGCTTTGCCTTTTCAGCTTTTCATTTTGGGGTTATACGAAGAAAGAAAACGTATGCCAATATTTTTATGCTCTTATTAAGTCTTTACACGCTTTATATAATTAAACTTTATATTCTACTTTGTTTTCTACCAGCTCTTGGTTGGTGGTTCTATACTCAATATACAAAGCAAATTGGTTCTAAGTTTTTACGAGTTGTTTTTGCACCTTTCTTATTAGTAATTGGAGGAGGCTTTGTATTTTATTCTTTTAATAACCTTATTAAAGGAACAGAATATGACTTAGATAGAGTGGCTGAAAGAGCATTCATAACAGCTGACTGGATTCACCAAATGAGTGATGAAGGAAGTTCCTATGATATAGGGCTTGACCAAATGGATGGAACCATCGGAAGTCTAATAAAACTGTATCCTAAAGGAGTTTTTATAACCTTATTTCGCCCTTTTGTTTGGGAAGTAAAAAACTTTAATATGCTACTTGCAGGATTAGAAAACCTAATACTACTATTCTTGACTTTTCAAGTGATTAAAAACCAAAAATGGAAAGTCATTTTTAACAGATTAAAGACAGAACAAATGGTTTTGGTTTGTCTTATCTTTACGATATTCTTTAGTGGAATTATTGGCATAACAAGTAGTAATTTTGGCACACTTGTTCGATATCGTATTCC comes from Bernardetia sp. and encodes:
- a CDS encoding AraC family transcriptional regulator; the protein is MDSLIKTPSFAPKKQKLTDYSRLETLVENRSRFNLPHFELNLFETHQKSEKVHLTFDTLTITSMIRGKKVMKPFEKIHFETIENQKQAFDYLPGESVIVPANEKMIIDFPEADEKNPTQCLAIAIDNEKVKGILDTLNQQFPKLITPQNKNGSWTIENPNYHLKNNIELKNVIDRITHISLGKDSAKNMLADLALQELLIRIMQTQACNLVFNEYKKYSSQNRFAFVIEYVENHLEEQITVEKLSKLACMSESNFYKAFKREFGITPVDYILKQRINRAKKLLSDVKLSITDVCYKVGFNSLSYFSSLFKKYANQSPSEFRKSIFGK
- a CDS encoding carotenoid biosynthesis protein, with product MQSNKHILFHNTINTTRFFVQNNIQFFGALIIVMHLAGLLGLWFEPTRVLFEMATPFNLITSIVLLLLAQRKYSTSFWIFVITTFSVGFFMEVIGVKTEAVFGTYNYGKTLGFKVLEVPVLIGINWIMITFIVNYFVATYFNFFAINEKMTLFFKAILSAFLMVMIDYLIEPVAIKHDFWSWDGNTIPLQNYIGWFLVALPLCVLFQFSSFEKLNKFAYFLLLAQLLFFGGYNLLIHYSLF
- a CDS encoding mercuric reductase → MKKYDAIIIGTGQAGVPLAAKFDKEGKTVAIIEKDKLGGTCVNDGCTPTKSYVAAARRAYIAKSSQDFGVQTGDVKIDLKKIKHRKDKMVKDSQSNIQKMFDGLKSLDFYEGEGSFVSENTIKIIDKDGKTQQIEGKQIFINVGAKIIIPKEYEGLDFLTNTSILELEEIPKYLIILGAGYIGLEFGQMFARFGSKVTILEQSERFLKKEDQDVAQAIKETLEKEGITFHINLKNIQVEQEKGKTKVTFEKNGEKQEVQGTDILISVGRKPNTENLNLENIGIKTDENGYIKVNQHFQTNKEHIFALGDCNGKGAFTHTAFNDFEIVRDLLFGEKKRKLSDRIPCYAMFIDPPLSRIGINEEQAKEKMKEDTSLKILKGFRPMKKVARATEMGETDGMMKVLIDKKTEKILGATFFGVSADETIHGIIDIMYAEKSYKTIRDAVHIHPTVSELIPTMLASLEDFEK